TACATAAAATTCTAGTAACACATTCTTATAAGCTGTGTGTCTTTAGTTAACAACGGGCTTATAGAGTTCCGCTAATaacgctatgtaacacaaattttgttcctggatagtatgtgttatttcttaattgcttatgttgtaaaagtacagaaaatggccattattcccttcaaactttgcttttgtgacctggatgatgaaatttagaaattaacctattttctatgtaaaaacgaataaatttgcacattttcatttacgtaaagtctgaataaaacagcagatgaatcaagatttacatgtatttatactaaagttatacaaaaatatttagaagtgtgTAGTTTTTCGAGAtctgcgactgtaatgtaaatcactttcacgtatcagcccccaaatatagtctcccatcatgttttcattatatctcccaggtcacaaaagcaaactttgaagagaaaaataggtctgttcgatttactttaggcataagcaattagaaactaacactttctgcccagggacaagaaaaagtaaacattttgttacatagtgtattgACTCTCCATAGTAACACTTATGGGAGGTAACTGTCATGGATGTACGTTTATTTgagttttactttttatacatAACAATCCATATTTAAGATCATGGTAAAATATGTGGTACTTGTACATATAAAGATTATATTCTTTTATCTAGTTatcggtgggacagcggtaaggtTACgtacttacaaagctaaaatccgggattcgattacTGGTGACGGTCACAGCAGATAGCtctgaacaaacaaactctaatcataaaggaaataaaaatccTTCAACTAATGGGTTAGTGGACTCAAAATCCTTCACTAAACATGACCTCATTTTAAATcctgaggacgttataatgtaacggttaattccactattctatTAGAATAGCTCAAAAATTGGCAGTGCCTAGTATTAACtaattgtcttccctcttgtctactTCCCTCCAACCCCATCGTTTAATTACAGAGAGGCTTCAAGCGATTTTACactaaattcaacaaacacatacattttccttaataacaaaacacatcaCCAAGACATGGATATCAATACTTTTCACTAAACGTATAACTTTtcaataaaacagatatttttaattttgaagttataaactATTCATTTACATCTACAAATATTAAAAGCGAAGCTATATTACAACGTTTACTTCTCCCATACTTTTTCTACATCCATTACAATTCGTTCAACTTTGAAATATTACATGGACAAACCAGGATTCTTGTAAAACCTATTACTAAATTTTGCGAGAAATTGTGTAATTATCTTAATGCCAGTTGTGCTCTTCATAGCTTTACCAAAAATCATGTTTTCTTCAACACCGTCATCTCTacgtatattttttaaattaattttacaaggCAGTAAAGCACCATCATAATATTACGACATCCTTGGTcttatttcttgttatttaaattttttactatGGTATATGCTGTAACATTACATCATTTGGTAAGTTGAATTAATTTCACCTAATCATGTATTCACAACTCTGTTGATTCCTTTCCTATatctctttgttttattattagtacGAAATTTACCAAATCTCATCTCGTAGAACATATATGTATTGTGGATTGTTCAAAGAAGTTGATTAAATTCCTTTCACTCTAGTTACCTGTTGTTCTAAATCATTGCACACAACTCTTAGATATAATTGACCTCGTAGAAGTggattgtaattaaaaaaaaactagtaaaTCAGACTATACTTCGGGGTGGGGGTGATACTTCATGACTATTATAATCAAGACACAAGTAGTGACGTGAATTTCGCATGATCTCTAGGAATGAAAACACTGTTTTAAGAGTCACAGACAGTGTGTAGCTTTTTCAATTTGAATTAGTTCTTAGGgcagtttgtgtttatttatttcacagaaacaATAATATGTTAGTCACAACCTATCCTTTCTTTATGGTTACCTtcttttaacagtattttttgaTATATCTATTAAATCAAAGTATAATAGCTGCTATTTATTCTCGGTTCTAaacaagtaataattttaaaatagcgAGGACACAAAGTCTTGGTTAGAATACTTTATagatgcttttatttttatttatttctgaattatACGTATTGggtttttaatatcattttacattttattacagcGATTATTGTGCATTATTAGGCTGGTCATTAACTAATATGCTAAGCTAAGCCTACTGAGTTGGCCGAAGCTAATAAGATATTATTGCATTTACGACCAAAAATGCTATTTACAACAAGGATACCTAACtaatgtttgtagttaaacataaaactgcacaatgggctatctgtactgtgtctGCCACAGGTATGAAAACTTGGTTTATAGCGATGTAAATCGGCAAACACACAACTCTTACAGTGTGGTGGGAGCAAcacattctaattattataactcatatAATTTGAATGTTATATGTAATTAGATGTGCTCATTATTAAGCATGCATTTTAGGTGTGACCCACGCACGTGCCTTGTTTTTAACCAGAAGTTAATATAGTGTCTCAAAAAAGTAGGAAATTAAATCCAATGTTAGAAgtcaaaagaaatgttttatattttgaatgtatgaTTATTTACAACATTATACATCCTATGCACTGGAGAAAGCACTAACTAACTGATGACTGAATATTAAATACAGTCATAGAagtcagaaaaaaatgtttgattggATGTTTTGTTGTTCTGTTATAAGCCTAACATGTGTAGTATCGCAACGAATCAGTAATTGACAACACTTGAACGACCTCTAGGTCAGAAGAAAGGTTTTTATTCGAAATGCATCACTTTCTGCCATAACTtacatatttgatttatttaatacacagaTGTCGGAAGTTTGAGGAATACAACATTGTGGTAAGAGAACCTtggttataacttaaaaacacagTCCTTTGAACTTCTTAGCTGTCGAAACAGAGTCGGTCTTCGTCTctgacattttgaaataaatcttaaCTGAGTAGATAGATCTCTTTGATATATGAAATTTACTTGCAAGAAGAACTTGAAATCATTGGTACCAAAGAGTAATGAATTGTAAACGTAAAGGTTCCAGGTTATGCGAGTAAGTTGAATTTTCTGCATGTTAAGGAATTTAACTTGTGGAAACCGGTTCTGGTTAATTGCTTAACATAATATATGCCGTACAGTCGAGGCAGATGAGAAGAAGACAAAAGATTTTAAAAGCAGGGAGAAGTGAAACTTTAGTCCATAAAGCCAGTGCTTACAAGTTTGTCCAAAAACAACTTGACATCAGCTAGCTCCGAATCTCGGAAGCCTAGAGCTCTGAGCATGCTCAAATCCCCAGTCTCCACGGCCATGAAAACGTGCCTTAGATGTTCTAAGTCTGACCTCATCAAGTTTAGAATTTTGCCAAAATCTTCTATGGTGTCAGACTCTGGAAAAATGTAAATCAACAAAATTTTATAagcagtaaaagtaataaaaaactgttttattattattcaaagcGATTCTTATGTGTGTTCACAGTATTTtcactttgaaatatatttgaaaaattaaataaaacgtaTACAAATTGTTATTGCATTTAAATAATACTTCGTAAAAGAAACGTTTGGTAATACGTGAGATAAAATATATACCAATAGAACATCAGTGGAAATACAACGAAACAATCTTTTTACCTGAAAGTGCGATCGCAACTTTTTCAACTCCCCCAAGAGGTGCCAGGGCATCTCGGGCTTTGCTTCCGAACAATTTCTCAAGATAATTTGGTCCATGATTGGCCAAAAGAGTCTGTAGAAAGTTGGCTGTTTCTTCCACGGGAGGGCGCTTTGctagaataaataaacaataaaacgcttaaaattaaatatactgaaACTACTATCAGTAGTGTCTATGTATGTTTCTCCctgatgtttgatatttttttcttgttttatttcgttGTATTTTTCGTTTTCGAGATCTAAATTGATTATTATTCTCCTATTTAAAAATTGACGACATATTTGTTATCTGTTATTATACACAATTTCTGTAGGTGAAAGTTCTAATATTGTCAGAGGGTCACTACAATTCCTGACACTAGTTGC
This genomic window from Tachypleus tridentatus isolate NWPU-2018 chromosome 10, ASM421037v1, whole genome shotgun sequence contains:
- the LOC143231128 gene encoding IDLSRF-like peptide, with translation MRAYLKVSHINILIFILIGITRGASVFDFTNIFQRNLENVKREDDYNRCPTTRPFRCPGRRTICISIQYLCDGAPDCSDGYDENPKLCTAAKRPPVEETANFLQTLLANHGPNYLEKLFGSKARDALAPLGGVEKVAIALSESDTIEDFGKILNLMRSDLEHLRHVFMAVETGDLSMLRALGFRDSELADVKLFLDKLVSTGFMD